The following is a genomic window from Candidatus Acidiferrales bacterium.
GGCCGGCATCTGCTACAACGGCCCCGGCGGCGAGTTTTGCCGGACGGCCGAACGGCCCTTTCTTTCGAGCGAAGAGCTTTCGCGCTTGCCCTTCCCGGTGCTGTCGCGCGAGACGCTCGACGAGATCACCCACATGGTGGTCAACACGTCGCGCGGTTGCCCGTTCGAGTGCGAATTCTGCTCGGTGATTGAGAACTTCGGAAAACAGTTTCGTTTCCTCGATGACGACGCGACCATTGCCTTGCTCCAAGACACTCTCCGGATGACGCGCAAAACGCTCTTTTTCGGCGACGACATCTTTGCCGCCAACCGCGCCCGGACCAAGCGCATCCTGGAGCGAGTGCTGCGCGAAGGCATCCGCCTCCCGCGCTGGTTTGCTCAGGTCCGGGTGGAATCAGCTCAGGACAAGGAGCTGCTCGCGCTGATGAAACGCTCCCATTGCTCCACCGTTTTCATCGGTCTGGAGTCCGTCAACGCCGAGACGCTCAAACTTTACAACAAGCATGCCACCGTCGAGCGCAACCGCCAGGCGATTGAGAACTACCACCGCGCCGGCATCAAGGTCCACGGCATGTTCGTGCTCGGCTCGGATGCCGATACGGCCGAAACCATCGATGACACCCTGCGCTTTTCCCGGGAGATGCGGCTCGACACCGCTCAATTCTTTGCCCTCACCGCCGTGCCCGGCCCGCCGCTGACGCGGCGCCTGCAAAAAGAGGGCCGCGTTCTTTGCTGGGGCCAGTGGCACCTCTTTGATGCGCAACACGCTGTCGTGCAATCGCATCAGATCTCTCCCCTCGAGCTTCAGAAGGGAATCTTCGAAGCTTCCAAAAAGTTTTATTCCGTGCACGACGCGGTGGGCCGGCTCTTCTCCGGCCAGCATCGCTGGTTTAACTTCTTGATCCGCCTTGAAGGAAAATATCTCGCTCGCCGAATCGTCAAGGACAACCGCGACTACGTGGATTCCCTGCGACAGCTCCACGAATGGCACGACCGGCTGGCCGAGGAGGCCAGGCAACTGGCCCAGCACGTTCGCAAGGTAGTGGACGACTGGAGCCTGGAGCTTGAAGCCAAGCGAGTTCGCTTGC
Proteins encoded in this region:
- a CDS encoding radical SAM protein, with product MNKNLAITLVELEATVDGRLEGKPARDIYSLLRMPARGLPILEAVCRAGGYRDVVSLDPEFNKGTKQKLTPAQWRRLAESDVVGLSAITRTANQSYELATRLREMNPRQKIVFGGPHTTALPEEALQFGDVVVLHEGDHTFPELLDRFDDDFENPSLRDLAGICYNGPGGEFCRTAERPFLSSEELSRLPFPVLSRETLDEITHMVVNTSRGCPFECEFCSVIENFGKQFRFLDDDATIALLQDTLRMTRKTLFFGDDIFAANRARTKRILERVLREGIRLPRWFAQVRVESAQDKELLALMKRSHCSTVFIGLESVNAETLKLYNKHATVERNRQAIENYHRAGIKVHGMFVLGSDADTAETIDDTLRFSREMRLDTAQFFALTAVPGPPLTRRLQKEGRVLCWGQWHLFDAQHAVVQSHQISPLELQKGIFEASKKFYSVHDAVGRLFSGQHRWFNFLIRLEGKYLARRIVKDNRDYVDSLRQLHEWHDRLAEEARQLAQHVRKVVDDWSLELEAKRVRLRSYLSETYKRYSETSVPEEYRIYWKRKVESTLAAIQSHFEAALPPSEPARQTD